A portion of the Rhizophagus irregularis chromosome 17, complete sequence genome contains these proteins:
- a CDS encoding uncharacterized protein (SECRETED:cutsite_TSA-TP; SECRETED:prob_0.8643); SECRETED:SignalP(1-22), translated as MIKKLFLILVLAIVAFIAFTSATPTNFKRESNISQVTKTGTLVSRRLQCPNNFKACPDMSGCCPTGTKCLRNNKCNVPCPSNAKICSNGACCIKGSTCSSDGRCVIR; from the coding sequence atgattaaaaaactttttttaattcttgttCTTGCAATTGTTGCCTTCATTGCTTTCACTTCCGCTACACcaactaattttaaaagagaATCAAATATTTCTCAAGTAACAAAAACCGGAACTTTAGTGTCTAGACGGCTTCAATGTCCAAACAATTTTAAAGCATGTCCTGATATGTCCGGATGCTGCCCTACAGGCACGAAATGCTTACGTAATAACAAATGCAACGTTCCATGCCCTTCCAACGCCAAAATTTGCAGTAACGGTGCTTGCTGCATTAAAGGCTCCACTTGTTCTTCAGACGGCAGATGTGTGATCCGCTAG